CTACGACGCCAGCGCCGGACCGGGCGCCTCGAAGTCTTCGGTTCAGATCGACACCATGGACGGGCGGGGCATGGGCACGCTGGCCGCGGTGCACGTGAACGAACAGGGCCTGATCATCGGCCGCTATACCAACGGCACCACCAAGGTGCTGGCGCAGATCGCCCTGGCCAACTTCAACAACATGGCCGGCCTGCTGAAGGAGGGCGCATCCACCTTCTCCGAGACGCCCGCCTCCGGCGTACCGCAGATCGGCACCCCCGGCTCGGGCGGGCGCGGCACGCTGGTGCCCGGCAACCTGGAAGGCTCCAACGTCGACCTGGCGCAGCAGTTCACCGAGATGATCCTGACCCAGCGGGGCTACCAGGCCTCGGCCAAGCTGGTGAGCACCGCGGATGACATGCTCCAGGAGATCATCAACCTGAGGCGGTAGACAAGGGCTTCATCCTGACTACGAACAAGAGGAGATGCGCATGAACCGAGGGCTTTTGGTAGCGCTCGTCAGTGCAGTGGTCGTTCTGGCGGTCGGTGTGGCGGGCCTTGCGGTGTACGTCTGGCGCTTCCCGCCCGGCAGCATCGCCGTCGGCGGGGCTGCCGTGGCGCTGGGCCAGCCGGCCGTCGAGAAGGCTTACTACGAGATGGACAAGTTCGTGACCAACCTGGCGGACACCGACCGGCTCCGGTATATCCAGTTCAGCGTGGCCCTTGGGCTGGTTAGCCAGAACGCGAAGGAGACCGCCCAGGAGGCCGAGCCCCAGGTGCGCGACGTGGTGCTCAGCCACGTGCGGGTCCTGACTTCCAAGGACCTCAACGGGGCGGGCGGCAAGGAGCGGCTGGCCCAGGCCATCAAGGAGGGGCTTGACGCCATCCTGCCCGGCCACGTCACCCGGGTCTACATTACCGACATGGTGATCCAATAGCGAGGGAGGGGCGATCCATGTCTAAGCAAGGACTGACCCAGGAGGAGATCGCCGCTCTCTTCGCCTCGGCCCAGAAGGGCGAGCAGCCGGCCGAACAGCCGTCGGAACAGGGACCGGAACAGGCCCCGTTCGCCGCCCTCGATCCGGCCCAGGAGGCGGAGGCTGACCCGTCGCCCCTGGGGCTGCTCTCCGACGTGGAGCTGGAGCTGACGGTGGAGCTCGGCCAGAGCCGCCGCAGCCTGCGCGAGATCCTGGCCATGGGGCCGGGGTCGGTGCTGGAGCTCGACAGGCACGCCGGTGAGGCGGTGGACCTGCTGGTGAACGGCCGGCTGGTGGCCCGCGGGGAGGTTGTGGTGATCGGCGAGAACTACGGCGTCCGCATCACCGAACTGGTCAACCCCGAGGGGAGCCAGGGCCGATGAACGAGGGCGCAGAGGGCCTGCTGCGCTCGAGCGGGGGCGCGGACAGCCTGCTCGTTTTCCTGCTGGGCTCGCTCCTGGTGATCGCGCTGGCCTTCGTGGCCGTGCGCTGGCTCGCCCACTGGCAGTACCAGTTCACCCGGGGCCGGCGGATGCGGGTTCTGGAGGGGCTTGCCGTCGGCCGCGACCGGCATCTGCTGCTGGTGCAGGTGGGGAAGGAGATCCTGCTGCTGGGGTCCGCCGACGGCTCCATCCGGCTGATCCACCGCATCGACGACCCGTCGGTGGTGGCGGAGTGGCTGGCGGAGCCCCAGCAGGAGAGCGGGGCGGCCTCGAACAGCTTCGCCGGACTGGAGGGCGCGGTGCGGGCCAACGTCGATCGCATGCGCAGCCTTCTCAGCCGGAAGGGGGGAGGGGGGCCATGACGAGGTGGCAGGCGCTGCGCCCCGTCCTGCTGACCGCCGTCCTGCTGGTGCTGGCGGCACCGGTCGCCCAGGCCCAGCCGCTGTCGCTTCCCACCTTCGACTTTGTCCGGCCGGCCGAGACCCCCCAGGAGGGGCTACAGACCATGCAGCTGCTCCTCCTGCTCACGGTTCTCACGCTGGCACCGTCCATCGTCATCCTCTGCACCTCGTTCACCCGCATCGTCATCGTCTTCGGCTTCGTCCGCACCGCCCTGGGGCTCCAGCAGTCGCCCCCGAACCAGGTGCTGATCGGCCTGGCGCTCTTCCTCACCGCCGCGGTGATGATGCCGACCTTCAGCGAGGTCAACAGCGTGGCGGTCCAGCCCTACCTGGCCGGCGAGATCGACCAGGTGGAGGCCATCGAACGTGGCACCGTGCCTCTGAAGGAGTTCATGCTCAGGCAGACGCGGGAGGCCGACCTGCGTCTGATGCTGGAGGTAAGCGGCCAGCCTGCGCCCGAGGGGCCAGAGGACGTCGGCTTCCTCACCGTCGTGCCCGCCTTCGTCATCAGCGAGCTGAAGACCGCCTTTACCATGGGCTTCCTCATCTACCTGCCGTTCATCATCATCGACCTCATCGTTGCCAGCCTCATGATGTCCCTCGGCATGATGATGGTGCCGCCGACCCTGATCTCGCTGCCCTTCAAGGTGCTCCTGTTCGTGCTCGTGGACGGCTGGCACTTGGTGGTGGAGTCTCTGGTGCGCAGCTTTACCGGATAAAAGGGGGCGACCGCAGATGACTCCGGAGTTTGCCCTGGACCTGGCACAGGAGGCGGTGCGGGCTGCCCTGTACGTCGCAGCGCCCGTCATCGGGCTCAGCCTGCTGGTCGGGTTGCTGATCTCCATCTTCCAGGCCACCACGCAGGTCAACGAGGCGTCGCTCCAGTTTGTGCCCAAGATCCTGGCGGCCCTCGCCGGACTGGTGTTCTTCGGCCCGTGGATGCTGACCACGCTCATGGACTTCGCCCGGCGCATGATTCAGATGCTGCCCGAGATGGTGCGCTAGCCCGACCATGGAACAGCTCTACGCGCAACTCGCGTCACTGCTGCTGGGAGCCTCCCGGGCGATGGGGATCTTCACCGCCGCACCCATCCTCTCCACCCGGTTCGTGCCCTTCCAGGTGCGCGTGGCGCTCTCCTTCGTCCTTGGCCTCTTCCTCATCCCGGCCGTTGCGCCCCCGCCCGGGAGAACCGAGGGCGCACACCTCCTCCTCGCCGCGCTGCTGGAGTTGGTGGTGGGCCTGGTGATCGGATTCCTCTGCCTGCTGGTCGTGAGCGTGATGCAGATC
The DNA window shown above is from Symbiobacterium terraclitae and carries:
- a CDS encoding flagellar basal body-associated FliL family protein, translating into MNRGLLVALVSAVVVLAVGVAGLAVYVWRFPPGSIAVGGAAVALGQPAVEKAYYEMDKFVTNLADTDRLRYIQFSVALGLVSQNAKETAQEAEPQVRDVVLSHVRVLTSKDLNGAGGKERLAQAIKEGLDAILPGHVTRVYITDMVIQ
- the fliN gene encoding flagellar motor switch protein FliN produces the protein MSKQGLTQEEIAALFASAQKGEQPAEQPSEQGPEQAPFAALDPAQEAEADPSPLGLLSDVELELTVELGQSRRSLREILAMGPGSVLELDRHAGEAVDLLVNGRLVARGEVVVIGENYGVRITELVNPEGSQGR
- a CDS encoding FliO/MopB family protein, with protein sequence MNEGAEGLLRSSGGADSLLVFLLGSLLVIALAFVAVRWLAHWQYQFTRGRRMRVLEGLAVGRDRHLLLVQVGKEILLLGSADGSIRLIHRIDDPSVVAEWLAEPQQESGAASNSFAGLEGAVRANVDRMRSLLSRKGGGGP
- the fliP gene encoding flagellar type III secretion system pore protein FliP (The bacterial flagellar biogenesis protein FliP forms a type III secretion system (T3SS)-type pore required for flagellar assembly.), which encodes MTRWQALRPVLLTAVLLVLAAPVAQAQPLSLPTFDFVRPAETPQEGLQTMQLLLLLTVLTLAPSIVILCTSFTRIVIVFGFVRTALGLQQSPPNQVLIGLALFLTAAVMMPTFSEVNSVAVQPYLAGEIDQVEAIERGTVPLKEFMLRQTREADLRLMLEVSGQPAPEGPEDVGFLTVVPAFVISELKTAFTMGFLIYLPFIIIDLIVASLMMSLGMMMVPPTLISLPFKVLLFVLVDGWHLVVESLVRSFTG
- the fliQ gene encoding flagellar biosynthesis protein FliQ: MTPEFALDLAQEAVRAALYVAAPVIGLSLLVGLLISIFQATTQVNEASLQFVPKILAALAGLVFFGPWMLTTLMDFARRMIQMLPEMVR